The Ktedonobacteraceae bacterium genome has a window encoding:
- a CDS encoding sigma-70 family RNA polymerase sigma factor, whose translation MEPQNSYEPLGSEISRAGKAESKPQLELLSINDLARCCSEETNKFLKQSASNDRYCLELFRRAITRHDDDAWACIYQQYAPLVLTWVNQHQSAAPLLGQDGSGPLVNAAFAKFSQALTPAKMDNFDSLAAILKYLKMCVHSVIADEVRSRQSRQYEETLELIENEPASEDPADDVVSTISAQGLWQVIQEELNGEEERVLIYLAYIHGMKPSEISSQHHRLFPTVEDVYRIKRNVLERLRRNRRLQTLFKHQHL comes from the coding sequence ATGGAGCCGCAAAACTCCTATGAGCCACTCGGTTCTGAAATCAGCCGGGCAGGGAAGGCTGAAAGCAAACCACAACTGGAGCTACTCTCAATTAACGACCTGGCTCGTTGCTGCTCCGAAGAAACGAATAAGTTTCTCAAGCAAAGCGCTTCGAATGATCGCTACTGCTTAGAGCTATTTCGCCGCGCCATCACTCGTCATGATGACGATGCCTGGGCCTGCATCTACCAGCAGTATGCGCCTCTGGTGCTTACCTGGGTCAATCAGCACCAGAGCGCGGCGCCATTGTTGGGCCAGGATGGAAGTGGGCCGCTTGTGAATGCCGCTTTTGCCAAGTTTTCACAGGCCCTCACCCCTGCCAAAATGGATAACTTCGACTCACTGGCAGCGATTTTGAAATATTTAAAAATGTGCGTGCATAGCGTCATTGCCGACGAGGTGCGCTCGCGGCAATCGCGGCAGTATGAAGAGACATTGGAATTGATCGAGAATGAACCGGCGTCAGAGGACCCAGCCGATGATGTTGTTTCCACTATCTCGGCGCAGGGATTGTGGCAGGTCATTCAAGAAGAACTCAACGGGGAAGAAGAGCGCGTGCTGATCTATCTTGCCTATATTCACGGCATGAAGCCCAGCGAGATCAGCAGCCAGCACCACCGCCTGTTCCCGACGGTAGAGGATGTCTATCGTATCAAACGCAATGTGTTAGAGCGATTGAGACGGAATCGCCGTCTACAAACGTTATTTAAACATCAACATCTGTAA
- a CDS encoding CHAT domain-containing protein: protein MTPQDLFATLLDMDEEEGRHVLRTEIPAYDSASIDVLVELMKREADRQWVKDSQRSFVMAGYLLCIGDLLRDKYVHALGLMARGDALRRMDRDNDALPFLDAAGEEFLAIGDEVGWARTRIGRVSACLRLNRTTEALRDAAAAREVFVRHGKLLRAGQIDVNAALINYELGQYDQALRLFDRAIETYTRQGEGVDLHIARARGNKAITLAAMGRFREAVALHEQARATFARHRGQEISVAREELNIAQIYAAQGHYSPALLLFNRSRANFLQHNMLSEAAEVAQQTCLCLLRLNRAQEAYELAGETIKYFRTSKHQNRHNLAHSLMYRAEAAMLMGDVGGADEMLQEASNILESIGFMALATVVRLKKAELYFADGQLEASLREARHVADAFADQEALPQLARASLLQARIAATLGDTATAGDLCDQALDIAKGQGLLEMQYLCYYLLGQIAEYHDDLETAAGYYDRAIQGIDDVQSLLVMDERSTFLQDKGDVYRRAIILALRRGNIDRALVYVEKAKSRVLGDYLRNNIDIRLRAGDKASEAILEDLARLREEQAWYSSLVYESEQEGNLSDTAIMRIRAMKPGEARREMQKRERYIERLLEQMQLRLAGDLVSRPRTKWTDSIVTSLWPKLERSMIILEYYLTGQDLYIFQLTRDGIDVQVVAGAVPKVERLLSLWRVNLELAAQASGAQDRAQAFAGLQENSLGLLQRLYDLLLKPVSHALERREHLTIIPYGMLHYLPFHCLFDGVQFVVERLDVSYLPAAALLDICRQRGQRIAAKGVHLPDSLVMGISDGGRLAFAVQEAEAVAKRLGAPCLLNEAATTTILQQKGARSPIVHIAAHGLSRLDAPNFSHIKLADRQLSTIEVFNLDLSSCSLVTLSACETGRAMIGGVDEVIGLGRGFLYSGAASLLPTLWKVDDASSAELMEMFYQALLSDYSKAAALAGAQRAFLARARTSIRPYRVHPYFWAAFHLIGDPGKL from the coding sequence ATGACACCTCAAGACCTGTTTGCCACGCTACTTGATATGGATGAGGAAGAGGGGCGGCATGTACTGCGAACTGAGATCCCCGCGTATGATAGCGCCTCGATTGATGTGCTGGTGGAATTGATGAAGCGCGAGGCGGACCGCCAGTGGGTCAAAGATTCGCAGCGCTCGTTTGTGATGGCCGGTTACCTGCTGTGTATTGGCGATCTGCTGCGTGATAAATATGTACACGCGCTTGGGTTAATGGCCCGTGGTGATGCGCTGCGACGTATGGATCGAGACAACGATGCGCTGCCATTTTTGGATGCTGCCGGAGAGGAATTTCTCGCAATCGGCGATGAGGTGGGCTGGGCGCGAACTCGTATTGGGCGTGTCAGCGCCTGCCTGCGCTTGAATCGCACGACCGAGGCGCTGCGCGACGCAGCTGCCGCCCGCGAAGTCTTTGTACGTCATGGGAAGCTGCTGCGGGCCGGGCAAATTGATGTCAATGCAGCGCTCATCAATTACGAGCTGGGTCAATACGACCAGGCTTTGCGTCTCTTCGACCGCGCAATTGAAACATACACACGCCAGGGGGAAGGCGTTGATCTCCATATCGCCCGCGCGCGCGGCAATAAGGCTATTACACTCGCGGCGATGGGGAGATTTCGCGAAGCCGTAGCATTGCATGAGCAAGCGCGTGCCACTTTTGCCAGGCACCGGGGCCAAGAAATCTCTGTAGCGCGAGAAGAATTAAACATCGCCCAGATTTATGCCGCCCAGGGCCATTATAGTCCGGCCCTACTGCTCTTCAATCGCAGTCGCGCAAACTTTCTGCAACACAATATGCTATCGGAAGCAGCTGAAGTCGCCCAGCAGACCTGTCTTTGCCTGTTGCGCTTGAATCGCGCTCAAGAAGCCTACGAGCTTGCCGGTGAGACAATTAAGTATTTTCGCACGTCGAAGCACCAGAATCGCCATAATCTTGCCCACTCGCTGATGTATCGCGCTGAAGCTGCTATGTTGATGGGCGATGTGGGTGGGGCCGATGAGATGCTACAAGAGGCGAGCAATATTCTCGAATCGATCGGCTTTATGGCTCTGGCGACGGTTGTGCGATTGAAAAAGGCCGAACTCTACTTTGCCGATGGTCAACTGGAAGCGAGCTTACGTGAGGCCCGTCATGTGGCCGATGCTTTCGCGGACCAGGAAGCCTTGCCCCAGCTGGCACGTGCCTCGCTGCTCCAGGCTCGCATTGCCGCGACGCTTGGTGATACCGCGACGGCGGGTGATCTCTGCGACCAGGCGCTCGATATCGCAAAGGGTCAGGGACTGCTTGAAATGCAATATCTCTGCTATTACCTGCTTGGCCAGATTGCCGAATATCATGATGATCTGGAGACGGCGGCAGGCTATTATGATCGCGCTATCCAGGGCATTGATGATGTACAGAGCCTCCTGGTGATGGATGAACGCAGCACGTTCTTACAGGATAAAGGCGATGTGTACCGGCGCGCGATCATCCTGGCGCTGAGACGCGGGAATATCGATAGGGCGCTTGTCTATGTCGAAAAGGCCAAATCTCGCGTCCTTGGCGATTACCTGCGCAACAACATAGATATTCGCCTGCGGGCCGGAGATAAGGCGAGCGAGGCGATTCTTGAAGACCTGGCGCGGCTGCGTGAAGAACAGGCCTGGTATAGCTCGCTGGTCTACGAGTCGGAACAGGAAGGTAATCTGAGCGATACAGCCATCATGCGTATTCGCGCTATGAAGCCTGGAGAAGCGCGGCGCGAGATGCAGAAGCGCGAACGCTATATTGAGCGCCTGCTGGAACAGATGCAGCTGCGCCTGGCCGGAGACCTGGTGTCGCGCCCGCGCACAAAATGGACGGATAGTATCGTCACTTCGCTGTGGCCCAAACTTGAGCGCTCGATGATCATACTGGAATATTACCTGACCGGGCAGGACCTGTATATTTTCCAGCTTACTCGCGATGGTATCGATGTACAGGTTGTTGCGGGAGCCGTTCCCAAAGTGGAGCGCCTGCTCTCGCTCTGGCGCGTCAACCTGGAACTGGCGGCGCAGGCGAGCGGCGCGCAGGATCGCGCCCAGGCCTTCGCAGGCCTGCAAGAGAACAGCCTGGGATTGTTGCAGCGGCTTTACGATCTCCTGCTCAAGCCGGTCTCCCATGCCCTCGAAAGGCGCGAACACCTGACGATCATTCCTTACGGCATGCTGCATTACCTGCCCTTCCATTGCTTGTTTGATGGCGTGCAATTTGTAGTGGAACGCCTCGACGTTTCCTACCTGCCTGCTGCCGCGCTGCTAGATATCTGCCGCCAACGGGGGCAGCGTATCGCGGCAAAAGGCGTACACCTGCCGGATTCGCTGGTGATGGGGATAAGCGATGGCGGTCGCCTCGCCTTTGCGGTGCAGGAAGCTGAGGCTGTGGCGAAGCGTCTGGGCGCCCCATGCTTGCTGAATGAAGCAGCAACTACTACCATCTTGCAGCAGAAGGGGGCGCGCAGTCCTATCGTTCATATCGCGGCTCACGGCCTGTCGCGCCTCGATGCCCCGAACTTTTCGCACATCAAGCTCGCGGATCGCCAGCTCAGCACCATCGAAGTGTTCAACCTCGATCTCTCATCCTGTTCGCTGGTAACCTTGAGCGCCTGCGAAACGGGACGCGCCATGATCGGCGGTGTTGACGAGGTAATCGGCCTGGGACGGGGTTTCCTGTACTCCGGCGCGGCCTCGCTGTTGCCGACACTGTGGAAGGTTGACGATGCCAGCAGCGCGGAACTGATGGAAATGTTTTACCAGGCCCTGCTCAGCGATTATAGCAAAGCTGCTGCCCTCGCCGGCGCCCAACGCGCTTTCCTAGCACGTGCGCGAACCTCCATTCGCCCCTATCGCGTGCATCCGTACTTCTGGGCGGCATTTCATCTGATAGGCGACCCTGGCAAGTTATAA
- a CDS encoding formimidoylglutamate deiminase has product MKYLAPEYVYTPQGLQAGMVISVSDEGFIADVTNAKEQVDGSSKIEMLPGVALLPGFVNAHSHVFQRALRGHTHRPLSRQDTFWTWRYAMYAEAQRLNPDLLYAQALNAYREMLAAGYISVGEFHYVHHQSGGQPYANPNAMAEAILQAGHDAGIRVVLLMTAYAQSGFHQPPEEGQRRFCDASVEAFLERVEALRVTGIPIGIAPHSVRAVPESWFRAIIDYCRSYHLPMHIHADEQMAEIEQCRAAYDCTPIELLERFGALDSLTTIVHATHANATEIELLAQHGCTVCVCPTTEGDLGDGIAPYAELLAARIPLAIGSDSNTRLDPIEELRWAEYTARMRYQRRRVLVAGKMASPGPLLLAYGTQMGAKSLTLKTGTIAPGMSADFVAIDLEHPSLSGWTPEDFLDVLFFGAAADVIKQVWVQGNSVKIG; this is encoded by the coding sequence ATGAAGTACCTGGCGCCGGAGTATGTCTATACGCCTCAAGGCTTGCAGGCCGGTATGGTTATCTCTGTCTCTGACGAGGGGTTCATCGCAGATGTTACAAATGCGAAGGAACAGGTCGATGGCTCCTCAAAGATTGAGATGCTTCCAGGTGTCGCGCTCCTGCCAGGCTTCGTGAATGCGCACAGCCATGTTTTCCAGCGCGCCTTGCGAGGTCATACCCACCGTCCTCTTTCGCGACAAGATACGTTCTGGACGTGGCGGTATGCCATGTACGCGGAAGCGCAGCGTCTGAACCCTGATCTACTCTATGCGCAGGCCCTGAACGCGTACCGTGAAATGCTGGCGGCAGGCTATATCAGTGTGGGTGAATTTCATTACGTTCATCATCAATCAGGCGGGCAGCCCTACGCGAACCCAAATGCGATGGCAGAGGCCATCTTACAGGCGGGGCATGACGCGGGCATTCGCGTCGTCTTGCTCATGACGGCCTATGCCCAGAGCGGCTTTCACCAGCCGCCAGAGGAAGGCCAGCGCCGCTTCTGTGATGCCTCGGTTGAAGCTTTTCTTGAGCGCGTCGAGGCTTTGCGCGTGACGGGCATTCCTATTGGCATCGCGCCGCATTCTGTGCGGGCCGTACCCGAATCCTGGTTTCGTGCCATTATCGACTATTGCCGTAGCTATCACCTGCCCATGCATATTCATGCTGACGAGCAGATGGCCGAGATCGAGCAATGCCGGGCCGCCTATGACTGTACTCCCATAGAACTATTGGAGCGTTTCGGCGCGCTGGATTCGTTGACGACGATTGTTCATGCTACCCATGCCAATGCCACAGAGATCGAACTGCTCGCGCAGCATGGATGTACGGTATGCGTCTGTCCAACCACCGAGGGCGATTTAGGTGATGGCATCGCGCCTTATGCAGAACTGCTCGCCGCGCGGATTCCGCTGGCGATTGGCTCGGATAGCAATACGCGCCTCGATCCCATCGAGGAGTTGCGCTGGGCCGAATATACGGCTCGCATGCGCTACCAGCGGCGCCGGGTCCTGGTTGCCGGGAAAATGGCCTCTCCTGGTCCGCTTTTGCTCGCGTATGGCACGCAAATGGGAGCAAAGTCCCTTACCTTAAAGACAGGGACAATTGCTCCCGGAATGAGCGCCGATTTTGTTGCCATAGACCTGGAACATCCTTCGCTATCGGGCTGGACTCCAGAAGATTTCCTGGATGTCCTGTTCTTCGGAGCGGCAGCGGATGTTATTAAACAGGTGTGGGTGCAGGGGAACAGCGTGAAAATTGGATAG